A region of the Thalassoroseus pseudoceratinae genome:
TCTCGGGGTCGGAATACCTTTGGTCGGTGATCAGGACATCGATTCCGGCTTCCAACAATACATTGCCGGGCATGTTGAGAATCCCGGCTGGATTGTCCAGCAAGACCGCCCCGTTGTCGAAGTGAGCGATATTGGTACCGCCACGACCGATGGAAATCGCTCCAACGCCGTCACGGATCAGACCGTCAGCGAGGCATACGGAGGGAACGATCAAGCAAGTGAGTGTGAGAAGACACCGCATCATGCGAGTGGATGGCATGAGAAACTCCATTTCCAAAATAAGCCCGCGAGCCTCTCAAATCCGGATCGGGGTCGCGATGAGAGCATTGAAAGGTGACAGAAATTTGGTCTGCGTCTTTGTATCGACCTGGCGAAACAAAAAGCATGATGTTTCCACGGGGACTAGGGGGTTCACGGGTTTGGGGCGATTGTTCGGCTTAGGAATCTCGCACCGTTCGCAACGGATATCCGGGTTTCGATTGAATCGAATTCAACGATTGGCCGATAGAGTCAAAAGAGTTCTGTGGGCTGGAGTCGAACACGGAGTGCATATGAGTCCTTGTGAGTCCTGTCATGCAGGTTGTTGTCGAGCCTTCGCGGTTCCAGTAACCGGTGCGGACGTGCTACGAATCGAACAGCGACTCCAACTCGGTTTTGGAGATTTCGTCTGTCGATGGGCCGATCCGGACGGGAACATTGCGCGGAATTATGCTCCTCAGTTCCATTTTGCGGACGAACCCGAAACGCCGTTTGTAATTTGCCTGCGTCACACAGTCAGCGAATTCTTCCCGAATTCCTCAAAATGTCGGTTCTTGCTGGAAGGCGAACCCGATGCGGAACATCCACTCGGAGTTTCCCGCTGTGGCATTCATTCGTGTCGTCCCGGTGCCTGTCGAGTGTTTCCGACGAAACTGAACGAAACCGGTGAACTTGCCGTTATTTACGATGTCCCAGGGCAGGGGCGCCCGTCTGATCCGTCCCCCATATACGATCTCTGTCCACGTCCTTGGGAGCCGGAAGATGTCGATAGCATCGGTGGCATTCAGGATTTAGTCGTCGCCCGCTACGAAATGGGGTTTTTCAAGCAACTGGCGCATCTCTGGAATCGCAAGCCGCGTGAATGGGCGTTGTTCCCAGAGTTCCTTCGACTGGTTTACAAGAGTCGAGTTCTGAAGGACACGCAAACCACCGACGAAGCGCCCCAAACCATCCCGTTTCCCACCCCATCGGAAAACGTCGAAAGACGCGTGGCTTGACCGGCTGTTCGACGGTAGGAATCATGACTCAGGTTCCAAGCTTCCAGAGATTCATGATGGACGGGTTGTGAAATCGGTATGCGAAATCTTCGCTTGACGATCGCGTATGACGGGACGAACTATGTGGGTTGGCAAGTTCAGCCCAACGGCACGAGCGTGCAGTCTGTTGTCGAGTCGGCCATTGAAAAACTAACCGGCGAATCCGTGCGGATCCTGGCGGCAGGACGAACGGATTCGGGCGTGCACGCGTTGGGCCAGGTCGTCAGTTTTCCGACAAATTCCCGTATTCCCGCCGACCAGTTCCGTCGCGGACTCCAAAACTTTCTGCCGGACGATGTCGTCGTTCGAGAATCATGCGACGTCGGACCCGAATTTCATGCGACTTACTCCGCGGTTCGCAAGCGGTATCGGTATGTGATCCTCAACCGTCGGGAGGGGGATGCATTTCTTGGCCGTTTCGTCTGGCCCGTGCGTCAACGGTTGAATCTGGATCACATGCGAGCGGCGTCGCAACATCTCATCGGTACGCACGATTTCCGATGTTTTGAGTCGCATTGGCCGAATAAAGCGACGAGTGTGCGAACGATCTTCGAAGCGAAGTGGGGGCGTTCCACCACATGGTCGATGTGGGAACCCGCCGCAGTGGGTTCGGATGGTGAATCGGATGACCAATCGGGATCGTTTTTATGGTTCGAGGTCGTTGCTGATGGGTTCCTCTACAACATGGTGCGAGCGATTGTGGGCACGCTTGTCAAAGTGGGACGCGGACGATGGGAGCCCGATCGCGTGCGGACCATCATCGATCAACAAGACCGCAGCCAAGCCGGAGAAACCGCCCCGGCGTGCGGGCTGTATCTGGTCAACGTCGAATATCCGGATCAATCGTGATACCGATCAAGGTCCCAGTCTTTAGATAGCTCCGTCAGTGTTTTCAACGTTTCTGGATTGTGACTACACGCCATGATTCCGGTCATTCGGAGCATGTCGGCTCGCTCGTCATTCCACAGTTCGCGGAAGTCACTTGGTTGGCCGGTATCGGCACGGATGGAATCCCCACCCAAAATCCGAGCGATTTGTAGCGACACAGGGAAGTCGTACACGTTCGGTGTGTGGATCAACGACCCTCCAAACTCGCCCCGTGCGAACAACTCGAAAATGCTGCCGGGCATTTCATCAGCGACAACACCTTCCAGACCGGCATCAGTTACCGCTTGTGCTTTCGCGGGGTCTTCGTCTTGGAATCCGATGAGATAAATCTTCTTGGAATCTGGACGGGTTTGAGGATCGACAGGCGTGATGGACCGCAACACTTCCGCAGCTGGTCGTGTTGGGTCATCAGGACCACAGACCACCCGATCATCGACCGCTTCCACCCATGTCCCATGCTCGCCGGTTTCGGGAATGTAGACCAGCGAGTAGTGCACGGTTTCGACCGATCGCAGCAACAACATCACCGCCCAGCCATCGCCGCTCTTGTCACGATACTGCTTGGTTCCGTCGATCGGATCGATGGCGATTGTGTATTCCGCATCGGTGGCGAATTTATCGAGATCGCCGGTGAATTCCTCGGCCTCCAACCGACACTCGCGAAACAATGGCGATGTGTCCCGTAACGCGGCCACAATCAGTTCTTGCACAGAGAGATCGGCCAGCGTGAGTGCGTCGGTATTGGAACTTCCCGAGGTCTTGCCGGAAACGCTGATATCGAATTGCCGCAGGCGTTTGGCTACCGCTCCGGCCCATCGAAGCACGGGCGGCATATGGGTGGATAGGGCGGTCGTCAGTTCGGTGAGATTCATCAGATGCTTCTTGTTGATTGTGATTCCAGAAATTGGATGACCTTCGCAGCCACATCAATGCCGGTCGCTCGTCCAAACGCCCGCCATCCCGGTACCGCGTTGACTTCAATGACCCAACCGGTTCCCTCGCGATCATAGAGAATATCCACGCCGGCGAAAGTTGCACCCACGGATCGGGCCGCTTGCAATGCCCATTCGCACTCCAGCGAAGTGGGGACATGTGGTTCGATCGAACCTTGACGTGCCACGTTCGTGCGGAAGTCGGTTCCGTTGCGGCGAATCATTCCGCCAAGGATCGCTCCATCGAGCACCACGACCCGCACATCGAACCCCGGATGATCGATGTAGCGTTGAAGATACAGCACTGCTCCCAATCTCGCCAACGTGCGGAACGTGCGAAATGCCAAATCCGGATCACTCACTCGACAAATTCCACGCCCTTCCGATCCAAAGATCGGTTTGACGACAACGTCTCCCCCCAGCCACTCAAACGCCATCATCGCGGCTTCGGCATCTTCACAAGTGATTGTCGCGGGTACCGGCAAACCAACGTTGGCCAGATTGCAGGTCGTCAAGTATTTGTCGACAGCACACTCAATGGCTTTCGGCGAATTGAGG
Encoded here:
- a CDS encoding YkgJ family cysteine cluster protein, whose product is MSPCESCHAGCCRAFAVPVTGADVLRIEQRLQLGFGDFVCRWADPDGNIARNYAPQFHFADEPETPFVICLRHTVSEFFPNSSKCRFLLEGEPDAEHPLGVSRCGIHSCRPGACRVFPTKLNETGELAVIYDVPGQGRPSDPSPIYDLCPRPWEPEDVDSIGGIQDLVVARYEMGFFKQLAHLWNRKPREWALFPEFLRLVYKSRVLKDTQTTDEAPQTIPFPTPSENVERRVA
- a CDS encoding ATP-grasp domain-containing protein; the encoded protein is MRLGILGNEGSWYVHDLTRAADSRGHQAVRIDFPKFVATVGCDRPHVVADDIDLPRFDAIIVRTMPPGTLEQVVFRMDALAQLSTDAYILNSPKAIECAVDKYLTTCNLANVGLPVPATITCEDAEAAMMAFEWLGGDVVVKPIFGSEGRGICRVSDPDLAFRTFRTLARLGAVLYLQRYIDHPGFDVRVVVLDGAILGGMIRRNGTDFRTNVARQGSIEPHVPTSLECEWALQAARSVGATFAGVDILYDREGTGWVIEVNAVPGWRAFGRATGIDVAAKVIQFLESQSTRSI
- the truA gene encoding tRNA pseudouridine(38-40) synthase TruA, translating into MRNLRLTIAYDGTNYVGWQVQPNGTSVQSVVESAIEKLTGESVRILAAGRTDSGVHALGQVVSFPTNSRIPADQFRRGLQNFLPDDVVVRESCDVGPEFHATYSAVRKRYRYVILNRREGDAFLGRFVWPVRQRLNLDHMRAASQHLIGTHDFRCFESHWPNKATSVRTIFEAKWGRSTTWSMWEPAAVGSDGESDDQSGSFLWFEVVADGFLYNMVRAIVGTLVKVGRGRWEPDRVRTIIDQQDRSQAGETAPACGLYLVNVEYPDQS
- a CDS encoding inositol monophosphatase family protein translates to MNLTELTTALSTHMPPVLRWAGAVAKRLRQFDISVSGKTSGSSNTDALTLADLSVQELIVAALRDTSPLFRECRLEAEEFTGDLDKFATDAEYTIAIDPIDGTKQYRDKSGDGWAVMLLLRSVETVHYSLVYIPETGEHGTWVEAVDDRVVCGPDDPTRPAAEVLRSITPVDPQTRPDSKKIYLIGFQDEDPAKAQAVTDAGLEGVVADEMPGSIFELFARGEFGGSLIHTPNVYDFPVSLQIARILGGDSIRADTGQPSDFRELWNDERADMLRMTGIMACSHNPETLKTLTELSKDWDLDRYHD